In the genome of Oxalobacter aliiformigenes, one region contains:
- a CDS encoding sensor histidine kinase, with translation MTRVLRYLWIVGGAIMSILLFLLASASENSEFFDRNYPWLVGVNILVAFSLLILVVWMLIRLINRYRRGKFGSKLMTRLVVLFALMGILPGAVIYVVSVQFVSRSIESWFDVRVESALDSGVKLAQSILETSKEELTVQANRLANELAGQSLSEQTLLLTRFRNDNDNIEAIVVNSKGHLVATSGTTNTSLVPELPSAAMLHQVRMTSLYSAIEGEIDDPSTIDRQETDLMIRVIVGIPVHSLSVSLQNEPYYLQLLQKMPANVANNAEALRAAYSEYQIRSLSRSGLRKIYIVTLSLTLLLAIFGAIASAFQIASNLARPLLLLAQGTKAVSEGNLSPRPIVSSNDELGTLTQSFNAMTHQLAEARAQAEKSRADLEAAKVYLESVLANMSAGVIVLDHEFKLIGCNSPVARILRQDLTPLIGQRLSDIEGLSVFCSAITKAFSEFLAQAAANNGSGDLHWQQQIEIPHNPDIPNETDITLLARGSSHLVNNENRYIVVFDDITEVISAQRSIAWGEVARRLAHEIKNPLTPIQLSAERLQMKLHEKLSEQDAAILKKSTDTIVNQVTSMKQMVNDFRNFAKTPPAFLKPLDLNALAEEIVHLYSGNDSHETVHTCLAADLPDIMGDETQLRQVIHNLLQNAQDAVSEVQNREHYIPSIELITEKVNYQDASGKICIAVRLSVMDNGPGFAHKILARIFEPYITTKERGTGLGMAMVKKIVDEHGGRIDVQNRTDTNGAKVSILFLQLASPASQKMTG, from the coding sequence GTGACTCGCGTTTTACGTTATCTGTGGATCGTTGGCGGTGCAATAATGAGCATTCTGCTCTTTCTGCTTGCATCCGCCTCGGAAAATTCCGAATTTTTCGACAGAAATTATCCATGGCTTGTCGGCGTGAATATTCTTGTCGCGTTCTCGCTTCTGATTCTGGTTGTCTGGATGCTGATCCGTCTGATCAACCGTTACAGACGCGGGAAATTCGGTTCGAAATTGATGACCCGGCTGGTCGTTCTGTTTGCTCTGATGGGAATTCTGCCCGGTGCCGTCATTTATGTCGTTTCCGTCCAGTTCGTATCACGTTCCATCGAATCCTGGTTTGATGTCCGTGTGGAATCCGCACTCGATTCCGGCGTCAAACTGGCACAGTCGATTCTGGAAACATCGAAAGAAGAACTGACCGTTCAGGCCAATCGTCTTGCCAATGAATTGGCGGGACAATCCCTTTCCGAACAGACGCTCCTGTTAACACGTTTCAGAAACGATAACGACAATATCGAAGCCATTGTCGTCAACAGCAAAGGACATCTTGTTGCCACTTCAGGCACCACCAACACATCACTGGTTCCCGAACTTCCATCTGCGGCCATGCTGCATCAGGTCCGCATGACATCGCTTTATTCTGCCATTGAGGGTGAAATTGACGACCCTTCCACCATTGACCGGCAGGAAACGGATCTGATGATCCGTGTCATCGTCGGAATTCCTGTGCACAGTCTGTCGGTATCTTTGCAAAACGAACCCTATTATCTCCAACTATTGCAGAAAATGCCGGCAAACGTCGCCAACAACGCCGAAGCATTACGGGCCGCCTACAGTGAATACCAGATCCGGTCTCTTTCAAGATCGGGACTGCGCAAGATATACATCGTCACTTTGTCGCTTACCCTGCTACTGGCCATTTTCGGTGCCATCGCCAGCGCATTCCAGATCGCATCCAACCTTGCAAGACCTCTGCTGCTTCTGGCACAGGGAACCAAAGCGGTTTCGGAAGGAAATCTCTCTCCCCGACCGATCGTTTCCAGCAATGATGAGCTGGGTACGCTGACCCAGTCCTTCAATGCCATGACCCACCAGCTTGCGGAAGCGCGTGCACAGGCAGAAAAAAGCCGTGCCGATCTGGAAGCGGCAAAAGTTTATCTTGAATCGGTTCTTGCAAACATGTCCGCGGGAGTCATCGTTCTTGATCATGAATTCAAACTCATCGGATGCAACAGTCCTGTAGCGCGGATTTTAAGACAGGATCTGACACCACTTATCGGACAACGACTGTCTGATATCGAGGGCCTTTCCGTCTTTTGCAGCGCCATCACAAAAGCTTTTTCCGAATTTCTGGCACAGGCTGCAGCAAACAATGGTTCCGGGGACCTTCACTGGCAACAACAAATCGAAATCCCCCACAACCCGGACATACCGAACGAAACCGATATCACTCTGCTGGCCCGAGGTTCTTCCCATCTGGTCAACAATGAAAACCGTTACATTGTCGTTTTCGACGATATCACGGAAGTCATTTCAGCCCAGCGCTCCATTGCCTGGGGGGAAGTCGCCAGACGACTGGCGCATGAAATCAAGAATCCGCTTACGCCTATCCAGCTTTCCGCGGAAAGATTGCAAATGAAGCTGCACGAAAAACTTTCCGAGCAGGATGCAGCCATTCTGAAAAAAAGTACCGACACGATCGTCAATCAGGTCACGTCCATGAAACAGATGGTGAACGATTTCAGGAATTTCGCCAAAACACCCCCGGCTTTTCTGAAACCGCTGGATTTGAATGCGCTGGCAGAAGAAATCGTTCACCTGTATTCCGGCAACGACTCGCATGAAACGGTCCATACCTGTCTCGCTGCCGATCTGCCGGATATCATGGGTGATGAAACGCAACTGAGACAGGTTATCCATAATTTGCTGCAAAATGCACAGGATGCCGTCAGTGAAGTGCAAAACCGCGAACACTACATCCCGAGCATCGAATTAATTACCGAAAAAGTTAATTATCAGGACGCTTCAGGCAAAATCTGCATTGCAGTTAGACTTTCTGTCATGGATAATGGACCAGGGTTTGCTCACAAGATACTGGCACGCATTTTTGAACCTTACATTACGACTAAAGAGCGCGGTACCGGCCTGGGTATGGCGATGGTCAAAAAGATTGTTGATGAGCACGGCGGACGTATTGACGTGCAAAACCGAACCGATACAAATGGAGCAAAAGTTTCTATTCTCTTCCTGCAACTGGCTTCACCGGCCAGTCAGAAAATGACGGGATAA
- a CDS encoding response regulator: MANILVVDDEMGIRELLSEILSDEGHVVQTAENAQQAREARAAETPDLVLLDIWMPDTDGVTLLKEWQRDGYLTMPVIMMSGHATIDTAVEATRIGAMNFLEKPIALQKLLQAVQQGLARNQEKNRPVPVTVAQQNIAIHESRTGTISGSVPLQAPASTVNNPNVINTSLLSFDLPLREARDMFERIYFEHHLAQEGGSMTRVAEKTGLERTHLYRKLKQLGVEPVKTSKKHN; this comes from the coding sequence ATGGCAAATATTCTGGTAGTCGACGATGAAATGGGAATACGTGAACTTCTTTCGGAAATTCTGTCCGATGAAGGGCACGTCGTACAAACAGCAGAAAATGCACAGCAGGCACGTGAAGCACGTGCTGCGGAAACCCCCGATCTGGTTTTACTGGATATCTGGATGCCCGATACCGACGGTGTCACTCTGTTGAAAGAATGGCAGAGAGACGGCTATCTGACGATGCCCGTCATTATGATGTCGGGACATGCCACGATAGATACCGCCGTTGAAGCCACCCGTATCGGCGCGATGAACTTTCTCGAAAAGCCGATCGCCCTGCAAAAACTGCTTCAGGCCGTACAGCAGGGACTCGCACGCAATCAGGAAAAAAACCGCCCGGTTCCGGTCACTGTCGCACAACAGAATATCGCCATTCACGAGTCAAGAACGGGCACCATATCCGGCAGCGTTCCACTTCAGGCACCCGCCAGTACGGTCAATAACCCGAATGTCATCAATACATCTCTTTTGTCGTTCGATTTGCCATTGCGTGAAGCCAGGGATATGTTCGAACGGATCTATTTCGAACATCATCTGGCACAAGAAGGAGGCAGCATGACGCGTGTTGCCGAAAAAACAGGACTTGAACGCACCCATCTCTATCGCAAACTGAAACAGCTGGGTGTTGAACCGGTCAAGACATCCAAGAAACATAACTGA
- a CDS encoding aldo/keto reductase: MEYINLGTSGLKVSRICLGMMTYGSPKWRPWVLDKSASRPFIRKAIEAGINFFDTANSYSNGLSETLTGKLLKEYARRDEIVIATKVYFHVSNDVTADAASAHPPRIPPNTSGLSRKHIFASVDASLKRLGTDYIDLYQIHRWDPSTPIEETMEALNDVVRSGKVRYIGASSMWAWQFAKAQQIARENNWSRFISMQNHYNLAYREEEREMIPLCKDQGIGLIPWSPLARGFLAGNRKPDDRDASKNNSATSRAKTDEMALRVFYTEADFDVVNALTKVAGQKGLSNAQVAYAWLLHKGVTAPIVGASKLYQLDEAISATTVKLSEDEMAELEKPYQPHPVLGHR; this comes from the coding sequence ATGGAATACATCAATCTCGGGACAAGCGGATTGAAAGTATCCCGCATCTGTCTCGGCATGATGACTTACGGTTCCCCCAAATGGCGCCCATGGGTTCTGGACAAATCGGCATCCCGTCCGTTTATCCGGAAAGCGATTGAGGCCGGAATCAATTTTTTTGATACGGCCAATTCGTATTCAAACGGTTTGTCGGAAACGCTTACCGGAAAGTTGCTCAAGGAATATGCCAGACGGGACGAAATCGTCATAGCGACAAAAGTTTATTTCCATGTTTCCAACGATGTTACCGCTGACGCGGCATCGGCCCATCCTCCCCGAATTCCCCCCAATACCAGCGGATTATCCAGAAAACACATTTTCGCATCAGTCGATGCCTCGTTAAAGCGGCTCGGAACCGATTACATCGACTTGTATCAGATCCATCGCTGGGATCCTTCCACGCCAATTGAGGAAACCATGGAAGCCTTAAACGATGTCGTCCGATCCGGCAAGGTCCGCTACATCGGCGCCTCCAGCATGTGGGCATGGCAATTCGCCAAGGCCCAGCAGATCGCCAGGGAAAACAACTGGTCCCGTTTCATTTCCATGCAAAATCACTACAACCTGGCTTATCGCGAGGAAGAAAGAGAAATGATACCGTTATGCAAGGATCAGGGGATCGGCCTGATCCCATGGAGCCCGCTGGCCCGTGGATTTTTGGCCGGCAACCGCAAGCCTGACGACAGGGATGCCAGTAAAAACAATTCTGCGACATCTCGTGCCAAAACAGACGAGATGGCATTACGTGTCTTTTATACTGAAGCCGACTTCGACGTCGTGAACGCATTGACCAAAGTAGCCGGTCAGAAGGGACTTTCCAACGCACAGGTCGCTTATGCATGGCTGCTTCACAAGGGAGTCACCGCTCCGATTGTCGGCGCATCGAAACTGTATCAACTGGATGAAGCCATTTCGGCAACAACGGTCAAATTATCCGAAGACGAAATGGCCGAACTGGAAAAACCTTACCAGCCGCATCCCGTACTTGGACACCGTTAG
- a CDS encoding DNA topoisomerase III: MTKTLIIAEKPSVANDIAKSLGGFTKEGDYFESEQYVLTSAVGHLLEIKAPEEYEVKRGKWSFANLPVIPPDFALEPIAKTESRLKLLNKLIRRKDISTIVNACDAGREGELIFRLIAQYTKAKQPIKRLWLQSMTPAAIRDGFKHLRDDEEMLPLARAARSRSEADWLIGINGTRAMTAFNSKEGGFFLTTVGRVQTPTLSIVVQREEKIKNFVPRDYWEVRAEFVCAGGVYEGKWLDADFKKDEADPEKRAERLWSRAAADAIVAACLGKNGTVTEESKPTTSISPALFDLTSLQREANARFGFSAKNTLALAQALYERHKVLTYPRTDSRHLPEDYLQTSMQTLECLTGNAGYESYASQILQNRWVRPNKRIFDNKKISDHFAIIPTTQLPKNLSEPEQKLYDLVTRRFMAVFFPAAEFLVTTRFTEVAGHRFKSEGRVMTKPGWLAVYGREIPASGKNSDNDRLLVPVSPGEAVLADKVLADELVTKPPARYTEATLLSAMEGAGKLVEDELREAMMGKGLGTPATRAAIIEGLLTEKYLLREGRELIPTPKAFQLMTLLKGLGVKELTLPELTGEWEFKLAQMEKGQISREEFMQQIAQMAQIIVKRAKEYDEDTIPGDYATLKTPCPKCGGEIRENYRRFACIKCDFSISKTPGSRQFSVPEVEELLENGQIGPLQGFRSKMGRPFAAILKIVPDAEKDNFKLEFDFGQPQAEDAEALDLSGKTPVGSCPKCHGQVYEAGLSYLCENSVTKPKTCDFRSGRIILQQEIAPEQMAKLLKEGQTDLLPGFVSQRTHRPFKAYLALGKDGKVSFKFEETSAKAAAAVKKKASSSARTKAAGDNKTATPRKTAARKTTVRKTAVTKEKKRNNGTFAGKKGDLKPPFLHQPNGVQVRDAAGKVFPVRPFRLRII; the protein is encoded by the coding sequence ATGACCAAAACACTCATCATTGCCGAAAAACCGTCTGTCGCGAACGACATTGCGAAAAGTCTCGGCGGATTTACCAAAGAGGGTGATTATTTCGAGTCGGAGCAGTATGTGCTGACTTCGGCCGTCGGTCATCTTCTGGAAATCAAGGCACCGGAGGAGTATGAGGTCAAACGCGGCAAATGGAGTTTTGCCAATTTGCCTGTTATTCCTCCCGATTTCGCCCTGGAACCGATTGCCAAGACGGAATCGCGTCTCAAACTGCTGAATAAACTGATTCGCAGAAAGGATATCTCGACTATCGTCAATGCGTGTGATGCCGGTCGTGAAGGAGAACTGATTTTCCGGCTGATTGCGCAATATACGAAAGCCAAACAGCCTATCAAGCGTTTGTGGCTCCAGTCGATGACTCCAGCGGCTATTCGCGACGGTTTCAAGCATTTGCGTGACGATGAGGAAATGTTGCCACTTGCCAGAGCAGCAAGAAGCCGTTCGGAAGCCGACTGGCTGATCGGTATCAACGGCACGCGGGCCATGACGGCTTTCAACTCGAAAGAAGGCGGTTTTTTTCTGACAACGGTAGGCAGGGTCCAGACACCGACGCTTTCGATCGTTGTCCAGCGAGAAGAAAAAATCAAGAATTTTGTTCCCCGGGATTATTGGGAAGTCAGGGCCGAGTTTGTTTGTGCAGGAGGGGTTTATGAAGGCAAATGGCTGGATGCTGATTTCAAAAAGGATGAGGCGGATCCTGAAAAGAGAGCGGAACGCCTGTGGAGTCGTGCGGCGGCTGATGCCATTGTCGCTGCCTGTCTTGGAAAAAACGGGACAGTGACGGAAGAATCGAAGCCGACAACCTCCATTTCGCCGGCTCTTTTCGATCTGACCAGCTTGCAGCGGGAGGCCAATGCCCGTTTCGGTTTTTCGGCAAAAAATACTCTGGCGCTTGCCCAGGCGTTATACGAAAGGCACAAAGTCCTCACATATCCGAGAACGGATTCACGGCATTTGCCGGAAGATTATCTGCAGACCAGTATGCAAACGCTGGAATGTCTTACCGGAAATGCCGGTTATGAGTCATATGCTTCGCAGATTCTGCAAAACCGTTGGGTTCGTCCGAACAAACGCATATTCGACAATAAAAAAATATCGGATCACTTCGCCATTATTCCGACAACGCAATTACCGAAAAACCTTTCCGAGCCGGAACAAAAACTGTACGATCTTGTTACACGCCGGTTTATGGCCGTATTTTTTCCGGCCGCAGAATTTTTGGTTACTACCCGTTTTACGGAAGTCGCCGGACATCGTTTCAAGAGCGAAGGCCGTGTCATGACCAAACCGGGTTGGCTGGCCGTTTATGGCAGGGAAATACCGGCTTCCGGGAAAAACAGCGATAATGATCGTTTGCTGGTACCGGTTTCTCCCGGTGAAGCCGTTTTGGCGGATAAAGTGCTGGCAGATGAACTGGTTACGAAACCGCCAGCCCGTTATACGGAAGCCACTCTGCTTTCCGCCATGGAAGGTGCCGGCAAACTGGTTGAGGATGAGTTGCGTGAGGCCATGATGGGCAAAGGGCTTGGTACACCGGCTACCCGCGCAGCGATCATTGAAGGTTTGCTGACTGAAAAATATCTCTTGCGGGAAGGGCGCGAACTTATTCCGACACCGAAGGCATTCCAGTTGATGACGTTATTGAAAGGACTGGGGGTCAAGGAATTGACTTTGCCGGAGTTGACCGGTGAATGGGAGTTCAAACTGGCCCAGATGGAAAAGGGACAAATCAGTCGCGAAGAATTCATGCAGCAAATCGCGCAAATGGCCCAGATTATCGTCAAGCGTGCCAAGGAGTATGACGAGGATACGATTCCGGGTGATTATGCGACCTTGAAGACGCCATGTCCGAAGTGTGGTGGCGAGATACGGGAAAATTATCGCCGTTTCGCCTGTATAAAATGTGACTTTTCAATCAGTAAAACTCCCGGGAGCAGACAGTTTTCTGTACCGGAAGTGGAAGAGTTGCTTGAAAATGGCCAGATCGGTCCATTGCAGGGGTTCCGTTCAAAAATGGGACGCCCCTTTGCTGCTATTCTGAAAATTGTTCCGGATGCCGAAAAGGACAATTTCAAGCTTGAATTTGATTTCGGACAGCCTCAGGCGGAAGATGCGGAAGCACTGGATCTTTCGGGCAAAACTCCTGTCGGGAGTTGCCCGAAATGTCATGGCCAGGTTTACGAAGCCGGTCTGTCCTATCTGTGTGAAAATAGCGTGACCAAGCCGAAGACCTGTGATTTCCGAAGCGGGCGTATCATTCTTCAGCAAGAGATCGCACCGGAACAGATGGCAAAACTTTTGAAAGAAGGGCAAACAGATTTGTTGCCGGGATTCGTTTCACAGCGTACACACAGACCATTCAAGGCCTATCTGGCTTTGGGAAAGGATGGAAAGGTCAGTTTCAAATTCGAGGAAACCTCGGCAAAAGCAGCTGCCGCCGTGAAGAAAAAGGCGTCGTCTTCTGCCAGAACAAAAGCCGCGGGTGACAATAAAACAGCAACGCCCCGGAAAACAGCTGCCAGGAAGACAACCGTCCGGAAGACGGCGGTGACGAAAGAAAAAAAGAGGAATAATGGAACTTTTGCTGGTAAAAAAGGAGACCTCAAGCCTCCTTTTTTACATCAGCCTAACGGTGTCCAAGTACGGGATGCGGCTGGTAAGGTTTTTCCAGTTCGGCCATTTCGTCTTCGGATAATTTGA
- a CDS encoding DUF4390 domain-containing protein: MAMNPVLSFAADDIQINTAKIEYSDDTYKLLTSFSLDFNHSLEETLSHGIPLYFKTEIEINRPRTFWFDEVPVSKSRTTRISYNVLTRQYSISIPGTLQRNYSTLEDALSAIRYPPSWTIADKSDLSAGEKYNVSVRVMLDVSQLPKPFQINALNNRDWRLVSDWRRFSYVPYEK; the protein is encoded by the coding sequence ATGGCAATGAATCCGGTATTGTCTTTTGCTGCCGATGACATTCAGATCAATACGGCAAAGATCGAGTATTCCGACGATACCTATAAATTGTTGACCAGTTTCTCACTGGATTTCAATCACAGTCTCGAAGAAACCCTTTCGCATGGAATTCCGCTTTATTTCAAAACGGAAATCGAGATCAACCGTCCCAGAACATTCTGGTTCGACGAGGTACCCGTTTCCAAATCAAGAACGACCCGGATTTCCTATAATGTCCTGACACGACAATACAGCATATCCATTCCCGGTACCCTGCAAAGAAATTACAGTACTCTGGAAGATGCATTGTCGGCAATCCGTTATCCCCCCAGCTGGACGATAGCGGATAAATCCGATCTGTCTGCCGGTGAAAAATATAACGTTTCCGTACGAGTCATGCTCGACGTCTCGCAGTTGCCCAAACCGTTCCAGATAAACGCCTTAAATAACCGTGACTGGAGACTTGTCTCCGACTGGAGACGATTCTCATATGTGCCTTACGAAAAATAA